The stretch of DNA GCATAAAACTCTCAAAATTTTATCTTTAGAATCGTTTCTCTCAAAGTTTAATCACAGATCACAGTTACCAATGTTAGCCCATTTTAATTCAACGATCTGACAAAATTTTatgcaatttaataaaattctttcAGAGATATGGTTGAAATGACGACGAATTAGAGGAAATAGAACGTATGTTAAACCGTGTAACTGCTGACATTAGTTGAACGAAACACGAAGCAAGATTTCCAACCATGATGTCGTTTTACGTGATTGCAACGGCGGGTTTGCCTTTTAAACTCACAAATCGTATTTCCCGGTTCCGTGATCATTCTCGCTTTTTCTATGGATCAGCCGCAAATTCGAACAAAAAAGGTTCCTGTTTTATCTGCAGTTGCAGAAGCCGCGGCTGTACGGCAAATCTGATTAACTCGTCGTGGCACGTCGTTCCGCGTGGCACGATTTTTAGTGGGACATGCAAACACACGGTCCTGTCCGGGTTCAAAGATGTCCAACCTAGCTAGAGGCTCTCTCTCGCCTCTATTGTTATCTCGGACTTTTGTGGACCGTAGAACGGATTGTTTTCGGCTTCGCCGTCGACAGTTTTCATTTTGCTATTCAGAAAACTGTTGACGGTTTTTGTTACGCCTTCGTTGTTGCCCCCAAGTGTTTGTCCACGAATCGCCGTGACTTACAACCGTAGATGGAAAACACTTTCTCGGAAAGGCTTTTGAATTGCGAGCACCATCGACTTTCCCTGCACCTGCTGATACGTTTTGAAGACTTTCGAAACGTTCAAAACATTCAGAAACATTGGGATAGTTAATGTGGCAAATGTTTATTTTCTGCGGTTTTATCTTTCATCGGTGGAGCAGGACATTGCAGTCGtagatttaattaaaagtttGTTCATTGGTGGATATTCTTATTCTGTTCACAAAAGTATTCCATTATAGGAGTAGATTTCACGAAATATTCACGATTAAAGTTTCAAGACTGTACTATAATTTTGAGTTAAGGTATTCAGCAAACGATATAGTGGCGTGAAGGTAACATGTTGGAGTTCTATTCACTCGTAAGAAAGTTGTTTTTTAAACAGTAATTTTCTTGCAAGAATCATGAATACTattttgttatacatataaggTGATAGAGGGTCTGATATTTAGAAGGCTTGTGGTACCTTGGCCTTACCCAGAGGAGTAAGAAGTGTTTATTGTAAAGTcaacttttattatttaagaaGCTGAAGCTTTCCAACCGAGTAGTGTTCTCAGTAAACGAACGATACAATAATTTTGTTTCGCttgatataattgtttgttacctaaaaatacgagaaaatttggtaaatttagaatttttaaaattagaaTGTTTTGTAGAGAAAGAGGTTATTTCCTGGTACACAAAAGATAGAAATGCTACAAAGGGATTAAAATGTTTCGCACGATGCTTCACCATGAAGTACCATGTTTTAcaggaattttttaaataaacgagGATAAATTTAGTGTTCGTTGGTTTCCTTCTTTTACACGAACATCATTATCGTCTTAAACAAGAAGGATAGCGTACGTAACGTTAGGGAGGGTCATTAATTTCAATTTGCAAGGATAATCCTGAAAGATGCGAGGAAATTGTGCTCGAGTTTCCCGAGAATAACTGCATTCTGTGAATTCATAGGATGCAACTGATAACATGGTTATACAAAATGCACGTAAAAACATAATTAACCGTATCCTAAGATGAAACATATACTTActcttaatttatatttaaagcgATTTAATATGAAATCAACAGCTATAGAACAGCGATGGAATTATTTTTCCCTTAATTTTTGTAACTTCAAGAGATTTGTTGAAATAGTTTGGCATAACTAATAAATAGTTAATTACAGTAATAGCAGTCATTCGTTAGTACGAGGTAGTATTTCTGTGCAATTTACATATAGATATGACTTCATTAACACGTATCAGCAATCAATTGGTAATCATTCACGAataatgattaaaactatcgattGCCAGAGAACGGTCCATTTATCAACTTATTATCTACGCTTGATAACTGTGATATTGAACGATTTAATGGACTTTCGTCGATAGCAGTAATACAAGTTACGATTTTAATTCATGAAACTTGTCTTTATGAAATCATTGCTGCCATTAATTAACTTGAACGTCCATCGATCCAACAAATATTGATATACAACATTCGTGCATATACAAAGAACGTATGAAAGCAATGTTCTAAATGACTAGAACTAAATTCCTGAGGTATAcgtttctaaataaataattgaaacattTTTCTTCCTGAACgaaaaacatatataaaataaatatatcacaattatataattcatttttaattataattaattctagttaataaaatatttatctacCGGAGGAAGGCATTATTTCCTTCGAAATACTTATATGCCTTAACTTTTTCAGCGAGTGTATGTAAATGTGTTTGCACAACTTTacaatttttcttatatataagggaaaaagaagaaaaaacagcGTTCGATgggtggaaaaaaatttacaAACCGTGTCAGTGATTCCCAATTGGTTAAGctacttaaataaaaaaaaagttcCCCTGCGAGCGTATCTACATATCGGAACTCGAGCGTTTTAATTCGGTCTCGGTCTAATTTTTTTGTTCCTTCCCCATACTTTTTCCCTTCTGTTTCGTGATTCTGAATATTTCGTATCGTGGCTATCGTATCGAGGCCGCGTTATTCATTTCAGCCGTTCCGTTTTTACATTTATTCCCGGCGATTCAATCGCGGCCGAATTTTCCCGGATTCTCGACACGCGAGGCAACTGTACTTTCCGCGAAACCGTATCACCGCGGCGAAACACGACGGAAATTCTCGCTGGTCGAGTTACGCTCCTTTCTGAATTTACGTTACTCGAGCTGGCGTGTCTCGAATGGCTTAGAGTGTTGCGGAGTCGCGGCTTTTGAAACCGCAACGCTACGAACTTTCCCGCGATCTTtggtgacacaacattcccacGATTTAATGCAGACAGTGCGACTGACTTAGAGAGTAAACCACTTATCCAACGTACACGCTCGAGATAGTTCGACGATACGGTTTGGAATTAACTCTGCCACGTCTTTTGCGTTATTTTCGATTCAATCGTGTCTTTTTATCCCTAACAGATTTTACAGATCTGAGAAAAATGTACAGGGATGGTTTTGAACGCTAGAATTATGACAATGGTCAAAGTAAACAATATATATGCGTAATAGTcgtttgtttttttttccttcGTATTATGAACATTTTTTCGGATGTTTTTCGCTTTGATTTTCTTGCTACAAGTTTCACGCTTCAGTCGTCAGTATCTCTAGTGATTTGTCTAAATGTTTTAGTTGGACTGTGCTAAAATTTCCTTTAGAATGTCCAAATACCTTTTGCTAAGTGAAATGAGCGCGAGATCGGGACATATTAATCTGTAGTGAGATTAAAGTTGTGTTGAAGCGGTAAAATAGAAAACGGTATTTTTAAAATAGGCGAAATAGGTTTGATTGATTATTCCCCGAAAAATCTAAAGTTccactttttaattatttacctAAGCGGATATTATCCTCTAATAGGCAATATTACATATTGGATAGGtacaattaaaagaaaattgtgCAGCAATAGCTGCTCTTTATTAATATCGCCGTCAGTTTTCcgaaaataagaaatatatctATTGGCGAAACGGTAAAAGAAGAAACGATTGAATGGAGGTGACATTAATAGAATAAGTTACTAGCTAGCCACGTTTCAATGCCTTCTGATAATATATTATCGAGATCCATTtcgatccaattcctatcgcacGAATGAAAATATATCAATGGGGTCAAAAGCGCTTTAAAGGCCAGTCACTTGGAATGAGTTGTCCATAGGATCGCACGAAAGTCCCTTTCACGCTATAAATCTCCTAAAAACGATTCTCTTGAGCTGATGTTTGAAAAGATTGCACCGGGAGCTTTTACGAAGTTTTATTTTCCTGATAATTCCAAGCTCGAGTGGTGGATACTTTATCGATGGTCAAGGAAAGGATAATTTTGCCGGTTCCTCGTTGTTCGTTATAATGCTGTATAAACTACACGTTTCTTTCAATGCAAGAATCAGAGCTGCGATTATTGGAATCCCTTCAGTTTACTCGTATTCGAAGAGAAAGAGCGAAATAACGTTACTTCGTCTAAATGCAGGTAAATTCCGTGGATGTCCAAAATACTAGTTTCAATTTTTGTAACACATGCAAATGTTTATACATATGAAATACAGATTGAGAAAAATTTATATAGATTACAACTAGGTACGATCTACTATTAATTTCGTTAGAAATAAAGTAGTATggtaagaaaaataaattatttggcacatacaataccatatttaGGAGCAAAAAATCATACACGACCTGGTACaaattttttgaaattattcGACGTAAAATTACTTGAAAGTCGGAGCTTGAACCGAGTTATCGTAACTATTTGACAAGTTGTCCGTGTCAAAGTACTTCCTGAGTGACAAGGAATGCATTATTAATCGATCGGCAATTACTTGTACAAACTGGATAGACCAGAGCTGAACCGCAAGCGCCACGTCCATTAACGTCGCAAAATTCTGTCACCGATGCGGCTCGTTCGGCTTTTATTTTTCACTTTTCCCGTTTACATCGCTAAGCACGAGTCGACAGCGTTGAAAGAAGGAGACATTAATTACATTAGAACGAAACGCGCCCGCTTGCCTAGACACTTGGCCTAGTAATGTGGCTGTACGCGAGCGACAATCAAATAAACCAATCAGTTGATAAAATCCCTTAAAGCATATAAGGGAAAGCCGACCATCTCATCTTCTCTTTACAGATAGCATTTTCATCCGGCGGTTTTCCACATCAGAAAATaggaatattaataatcatgaTGAAACCTAACCACTTAGCAAACAATACTGGGCTCTGCCATGCCTATGTCCAAACTGGCAGTGCAACACAGGCTAAGTTGACTGACCGACCTCCATATTCCTCCCCCCTTTTAGGAGAAGGGGCCCGCTATATAGTGACACCCACGTGTCCACACGTTCAAGATAATTACTACATCGTGTGTATGGCGCGCCGCCCACACCTCCAGCTCAAGTAAAGCAATAAAATAGAACAATAAGTATAGAAGCAATAGTATCCCCTCCTGATCTGTGATCGCGGTAAGATACGGAGTAGAGGAGGCCGCTCCACTAGGAAACATCGCACAAGGGGGTAGAACCAAGCTTTGGATACAATAATCCCGATATTCGTGAAGAGGGAGATGTACATATCTTGCTTACATATCGTCCTACCGTATATATTAATGTCTTtcctctctcttctcttcttccaTTGTGTTTAAGGTATAGGTCTGCTAAGTAAGCCTTACTGAAGGGTCCTACTAGCAGATCTCGGACGGAACACTTCTCTCTCCGTTTCCTTTATTTAGAAATTCTACTGGCTCATTGGCCGACGTTCCAACTTAAGCACGCAGagcaaaattacgctctataagaccgtaataaaatctgtttggacctacggaatccaactatggggaacaacaagtaattccaacattgaaatacttcaatgcttccaatcgaaaacactAAGATCCCTAATAGATGCACCCtagtatgttaccaacgaagcaatacaTCGCGACTTCAAGATATCCatagtcaaagaagaaataacaaaatgtagTAGTAGATATAtcataagagttaacaaccatCGAAACCCCccaattactaaattacttaacacgtcagaccagatccgcaggctaaaaaaACACTAGATTCAGCTAGAAATAAACTTATTGTAAATAATTAGTCATGTCACTGCGCCACGTCAGAGAAACTTATTCAAAATTCTCAATGCCAAAAATTGATTGTAAAGtacttataaataaaaaaaaaattttttttatttatgctTTCGCAAGTTGCTTGTTCGTTTATTTAGTATTCAGTAGCTATGAAAACCACATATGGGCtcctccggtcgccgggattcgacgCGAGTCCTAAAACGTTCGTAATCTAAGGCGCTAACCATCGCGCCGCCGTCGACCGGGACTAGTTAGTGTTGAGTGGTGGTATTTTgcgtcgagtgccgccacagtaaGAATCCTCTAGCGAGTAAACGAGCCACCGAGCATGGGCCAGGGACGCGAATTCTCTTAACTCTGTATTGTAGCTGCTGTTACAAAGGCTCGTGAAAAATTGCCCGTAAAAAAAGAAATCCGTTCTCTTGGTTAACTGTGAACTCTTTTACGCTTTTAATACCGGTACAGTACTAACAAAGATACTAGTAAACATTCTTGTAGAAAAAAGTCGTGGGCTTGATTAATTACTAGAATGGGTTACGATAGTATTTCACGCTTAAGATTCGGctattctataaaaatttgtacgactaattttaatcttttttaaAGGTCTCTTAAAATCGTGATTCGCGATCGAGGAAACTCTAAAGACTTCACAGGTAAACGAGACAATCAATCAATAATATGATCATTGATCCGTCAGTTAATTCTCTCATTCCCGAATTATATAACAGtcacaaatatttatttgtgATCTGCTTAcctgttatataataaataaacgatTCATTCACGTATAGAATCCTGGCAGAAATCCTTTTCATCCACTAAATATTCGAACAAATTCTATATTCCAAATATTTTCTCCAATCTTCCATATTTTGAGGCTTTCGATGCAATTTTCcatctttaaattttccacTCTCGAATACGCAAATATACGCATCTaacgattaatttttttatatcataCTTGATTACCGTGGGAACGAGagggttaataaattaattgtgaTTATTAGCAGTAACACTAAAACGATTACATAGTACAAGCTAAACCAGAGTTTATTCGGCCGACTCTAATACGTACGCAAATAAACCGCATACGTACGCAAAGTCGCGTGATAAATCTTTCCTGCAACACAAAAGTCGCGATACAATTCGCAATTCAGGAACTCTCTCCGCCTCGCGATTTTTATGGCGTATAACAACAAGAATAAAATATTCCTCTTTGTGTCGCCGAATCTTTTATACGTTCCATTCTGCTACTTATTTCGCGCGAATTCCCGGAAAGGCACACCGGCCATTACTGAATTGCATCAGAGGGAAATTGGCCTAGAAGCCAGCCCCATAGTCGGTTGGATTCTCCGTTAGGTAGGTTAGGTAACGCACGGCGGTTGAAAATGCGAATTCTCTTTACTTCTCTATTGTCCACCGTACTGGCAAAGGGGatgagaggaagagagaaagagcgagagagagagagagagagaggaagagagagagaactgGGCTAGGGAGGAAGGGGATATTTGCTCTTCTGGGAAAGTAAACTCCAGAACTTTTCATACACGCGCGACTCGTAGCGCTAACCCAATTTTACCGGTACGACGCCAACGAAGCTTCGGCGGCTACGTTTTCACCGAGAGACGGGTTATTTGCCTTACCTACACGCCACTACACGGTACCGTCTTTTATACAAAGTATTGGCAAAGGTTGGAAATGTCCCTGTAGGAAGAGCGCGCCCACGACAGTTAAAATAATATCGGTTCATGGTGTGGAAGCTtcgaaaatattatttgttagaCGCGCTTTACATGTTTTGAGAAATTTCTCTTAGGGAGATAAACCGAAAGAATGTGGGGGTCGAAGTGTTTGTTTTGGGAGGGAGCGTTTATACATGGAATGTATCATGCTACACGGTGGATAATCGATACTGTTACTGTCTTTTAAGggttttattttttaactttGAAATCTGCGACTACTTTTAGCGATAATAATTTACGAGATAGTGTTACTGAATTAATTCATCAGATTTATTGGAATTGTGTGTTTCTCTCGGTTTTGCCTCATCTTAATATGTTGACTACCACGATTAGTCGGTAATGACTGGCGATGTGGTACATATTCgtaaaattttcaatatttttaatactgTGATAATGACGCGAGGTACTACTACAAATAGATATCAAGAAAAGTTTCAGTAAATTAATTTTCTGACACGTATATTCGGCCGTATCGTATAAAATTTGCATAGCAGATAACATGTTAACCCAAACGCAGCTaatctcttttttttatattattcaaaataaCGTTATCATCTCTTTATTTAGATTCCAAGTTGAATACGTTAATTTCATTTCCCTACGTTACTATCGTTcactttaaataaattatcgttCTTTCAAAAGAACAGAATCATAAAATAAACTTTATAGTCATCGTTCTGGTAAAAGTATAGATAAACACGAGTATATACAATTTTTAGCTCTTACTTCGCGTTTATTTATACATAGTAATTGAAAAAACGAATAAATTACGAAAAACGCAGATCGTACACTTCGTACCGAATGTAAAGTTCAAAAACAAAGTAAAAGGTAAAGAAGACCGTGGAATTCTTGTACCAAGTCTTTATTTAGACGAGCATGTTATATAGATATGAAATCTGGAATTCCCTATTCTAAACACGTGCACGCTGCAGCAGGTGACATCGTCGTCGGATGACGGTATCTAGTTTTATAGCACGAACAAAGTTGTCTAGACGAAAAGACCGAGTGTGGAAGTAGTAGAGTGAAAGGTACACAGGGCTCGTAACGAAGTTTTCAAAGACAACATGGAGTTTGATATCTAACGAGTTCATTCTACTCGGCTGCGATGGCAAAAACTGCAAGTGGAGATCTCTATCTGCCACTCTTTCCGGCCAGGTCACCCATCTATCTTCGTTTCACCCTCCTTTCGCACCCTTTTTCGTCTCTTTCCCTAGCAACCAATGTTGAGAAACGCGAAATTCGTTCCCCTACTCTTCGCGCGTTATTCACCCAAGGCTTCcggattttaattttataagaaATTATTGGCATATAAGCGACGTACTTTGATCGTTCGAGTATCTCTTATTACGCATTTTACGTTTCATATAATCGCTTTCTTTATGCTTAAAGCGTGTTTCTACaatcaaataaatataagaTTCGCGGTACGAATAATTTCTATCTTTTGATGGAAAGTTGCATTTCtttcaattaaaattatacATCTTTATATTGCTATTTTAACGTAAAATTGTACTTTCGAAATAGCGTTTCtacgatataattttatatactattttaGATTATAACAATGAATATCTAAACGTGCAAAATTATAACACTATTGATCCTTAATTGGCTAGGACGCTGTTAGCCGGGAAAATGTTTGCTTGATGTTattttgcattttatatttttcacgaatttctatcgcgtaaaatgtgaaatacaaattaaaattaaataacttaAGACCACTGTTATGGTCAACAGTTCCATGATGTGAAGACTATTTTTTATTAACATAAATCATTTCTTGATATGTAAATAAAGAATTATCTTGTAGCATATTCGTGATCATGTTATATTGcttttaaagtaaaatatagTATCTTTACTTCGAAATCTGgcaaaattttattcaaataaaaataacCCTGCTGTAAAATGCACTAAGATCGTTATAGCTGTCTATACATCGTTACACCATGCAAAACGAAATACTGAAAACTTTCCAACATCCATATCATTTCCAATCGTTAACGCCCTTACCTCTGACTCTGGTGACTGAACGATTAGCGACGTTCTCGGTGGTTTCTCGGGAGGTACCTTTTTCAAAGTTCCGGTGAACGAAGCCACGGAAGCAGTGCTGGACGGTGCTGAAGCTCCCTCGTGACCGTCGATTGGACACTGAAGTCGATGGAACTGTGAGAACGAAGTACGCGACGTATCGGCGCGATCGAATTGTGGCAGACACGGCAGTGGCATCTGCGACATGTTCGGTATCTGAATAGAATTCGGGTCGCTGGTGTCGTGTTGAAGCCTAGGTGATAATTTCTCGCAGACAGACGATTGGCAGGATTGATGATTAGAGTTCTGTGTATAGGAAGCGGTCAATAACGTTTGATGATGACTGTGCGGCGTACTCTGGCTTTGCGACGTGCAAATCTTATCGGTCGGTTGTTCTTGGTGGTTGGGCAGAGAGTTCGATTGGATCTGGTGGATATCGTTTCCGCTCGAATGCGGCTGAAAATCGGTCGATCTTTGTAATTTATCGCACAGCTGGTTCTGTGCTTGCAAACTTTGCAGACGGGCTTGTAAATCACTTTGTTGGTGTTGAAATTGCGCCACTTTGTCGAGGATTTGATTTTGATTCTGAAGACACTGAAGCTTCGCTTGTAGATCGCTCTGTTGACGCTCAAATTGGCTGAGTTTCTCGGATATTAAATCAAGATTCTGCTGATTTTGCAGTTGTTGCTGCTGGGACGTCAAAGCGTCGGATTTTTCGTTCTGTGTGTCTAGTTGACTTTGAAGATTATCGCTCTGGCTCTTGCTATGAGTTAGTAAGCTGGTCGAGATATTGTGGCTTTTACGATGGCTATGGATTATATGATCCACTTGATCGATCGGTTTACCTAAACTTGTTTCACCGAAGTCTGTTACCACAGTTAGGACAGTCTTAGTATCTAACTTTGCTTCGCTAAGGGCTGGATACTGATGGCATATATTAGGACTGGCTCTTTGAGAGGGAGCCGTACTAGCAGGTGGTCCAAGGTTCGCTACGGATCCACTAATGGGCTGCTCGTCGAACTCCTTTCTCGAGAGTTCCATGTGCTTCGTTAGGTCAGCACTAACGTGTCGCAAATGTCGACGTTGTTCCATTATAGTCCTCTGACTGATGTTGGGTATAGGTTGAAAGGCCGATTGAGTCATTCTAGCTTCCTTGCGATCATCTGGTTGATGTATCTGTCTCGGATCTCTCCTTTCCTCGGATTGATTACGAGAACGTGGACTGGTGGAGAGCATTTGATTCTGCATCATGTTCCTTTCGTGTTCCTGTCGTTGTCGTTGTTCAGCCCATATCGTTAGCTCTTGTCTGGTCTTCTCGAAATTTTGATTTACAAACGACGGACTTTTCTGTCCTGCGCGATCCGCGGATCCTTCGCGAATCGGCATGAAAGGCATAGGAGACCTTCTAACGTCTTCCATTCTCTTGCCTTCTATGGTCATCGGTGACCTCCTATGCTCGTCGAAGTAATCGGATCGTCTGTTTTCTTGCGGTATCGCTACTCTTTGATTAGGGCTCACGTTACCCCATTCGGGCTTTCTATCAGCTCCTATACTCTTCCTATTTTCTTGTCTCGTATCAAAAGCCATCGGCGATACTCTTAAGCTCGTATCCAATCGCCTTTGATCAGGCGGATACACTTGATTGGTTTCGACTCGTTTCGGATCCACCATAGTTCCGGTCTTCCTCGCTGGCATCAATATTTCCTGATTCGTGTCACCAGGGAACGTGAACGTAATCGTATCGTTACGACGTTGGAAACTCGATGTAACGTCCACGGAAATAGATTTCCTGTGTTCAGGTCTGGTCAAATATAGACCACAATCGGTTACCACGGTTTCGCACATTTTTTCTCGACCAGGTGGATCTCCATTCGTATCGACGAACAAACCATCCTGTCTCGTCCTAGGGTTTTGATTAATGGCTGTCAGGTATCTTCTATCCTGAGTATCGGTTACGATCTGTGCACCTTGCACGATTATCGCCCCGTCGCTTCGGTGAATCTGTTCTTGCGGGGGATTTTGATTAGGATCGTATTTAGGTTTCTGCATACCTGGAACATCAACACTCGCAGACTTTCTGTGCCCTGTATCGTGAGTAATCTTCGAATTACCTCGTGGTGGAACCATAGGTTTGGGTCCACGACTGGGTCTCTCTGTAGTCGCCATTGCGAGACCATGAGTCACATTTTGGGCGATCGGTTGAATGATAGGCTGTGTTTGATATTGTCCCAGTTCCTGAGAGAATCTTTGCGGATTCGGCGATTGTTGTCCGAATTGTTGAGCGGGATACATTCCAGTATGAGGATTATACGGTACCGCGTTCATCACTGTTTGAGGATACTGACT from Bombus affinis isolate iyBomAffi1 chromosome 3, iyBomAffi1.2, whole genome shotgun sequence encodes:
- the LOC126914992 gene encoding uncharacterized protein LOC126914992 isoform X2, with product MSQSGSGGVNDSQEQNQVGQTMENQQTACQNGRAEPLADNAKQDLSNGFENRTIEYDRFSQDRVQQNQSTGQTQEQQQQQQQQTQQTGQYLTGRKQPVVGVPEDRHPPSGQLPPQQYSQEKSALERTQHVSQTSTQTLPVQAQPQFMPDYDQTQYTQIRSQFEVRPQQMYPQQTQYAERTGYMTRDVTYRDPTLYQGGAANPMFTGQGQYVTIQHGSQMPPQSASPQPPYFSGVVVPQPASYAQFGGQPQYSYSQYPQTVMNAVPYNPHTGMYPAQQFGQQSPNPQRFSQELGQYQTQPIIQPIAQNVTHGLAMATTERPSRGPKPMVPPRGNSKITHDTGHRKSASVDVPGMQKPKYDPNQNPPQEQIHRSDGAIIVQGAQIVTDTQDRRYLTAINQNPRTRQDGLFVDTNGDPPGREKMCETVVTDCGLYLTRPEHRKSISVDVTSSFQRRNDTITFTFPGDTNQEILMPARKTGTMVDPKRVETNQVYPPDQRRLDTSLRVSPMAFDTRQENRKSIGADRKPEWGNVSPNQRVAIPQENRRSDYFDEHRRSPMTIEGKRMEDVRRSPMPFMPIREGSADRAGQKSPSFVNQNFEKTRQELTIWAEQRQRQEHERNMMQNQMLSTSPRSRNQSEERRDPRQIHQPDDRKEARMTQSAFQPIPNISQRTIMEQRRHLRHVSADLTKHMELSRKEFDEQPISGSVANLGPPASTAPSQRASPNICHQYPALSEAKLDTKTVLTVVTDFGETSLGKPIDQVDHIIHSHRKSHNISTSLLTHSKSQSDNLQSQLDTQNEKSDALTSQQQQLQNQQNLDLISEKLSQFERQQSDLQAKLQCLQNQNQILDKVAQFQHQQSDLQARLQSLQAQNQLCDKLQRSTDFQPHSSGNDIHQIQSNSLPNHQEQPTDKICTSQSQSTPHSHHQTLLTASYTQNSNHQSCQSSVCEKLSPRLQHDTSDPNSIQIPNMSQMPLPCLPQFDRADTSRTSFSQFHRLQCPIDGHEGASAPSSTASVASFTGTLKKVPPEKPPRTSLIVQSPESESNRSQPAIGLKQTPKARPTIFGTVASDLTPKDGNSRRSLPQTPAGGVGGKGSGSAGAGSGMVNGSGADHQDIRDGAAINTEHALVYRDGNLVSGSLEALVQHMVPTEEYYPDRAYLFAFLLSARLFIKPHELLGEVCALCEHQQNLTGDSGKERLQRFVPRLVQLLAEWTETFPYDFRDERVMGHVRSITQKVAAVDAAARQEVSALLQNLLLRLTALERYEEGLARLATEATTEQLSQVDITELCPSATVLAQQLTHVELERLSYIGPEEFVQAFAKESPHLETSFKDMKKTRNLESYVQWFNRLSYFVATEVCKHAKKKQRVRVVEYWIETARECFNIGNFNSLMAIIAGLNMSPISRLKKTWSKVQLAKFSILEHQMDPSSNFSSYRSTLKAAMWRSAGATDERQRIVVPFFSLLVKDLYFLNEGCSNKLPNGHINFEKFWQLAKQVTEFIAWKQVACPFEKNPRVIAFLQASPVLTENALALASFECEPPDNNPEKERYKALKSELNAQ
- the LOC126914992 gene encoding uncharacterized protein LOC126914992 isoform X1, which encodes MSQSGSGGVNDSQEQNQVGQTMENQQTACQNGRAEPLADNAKQDLSNGFENRTIEYDRFSQDRVQQNQSTGQTQEQQQQQQQQTQQTGQYLTGRKQPVVGVPEDRHPPSGQLPPQQYSQEKSALERTQHVSQTSTQTLPVQAQPQFMPDYDQTQYTQIRSQFEVRPQQMYPQQTQYAERTGYMTRDVTYRDPTLYQGGAANPMFTGQGQYVTIQHGSQMPPQSASPQPPYFSGVVVPQPASYAQFGGQPQYSYSQYPQTVMNAVPYNPHTGMYPAQQFGQQSPNPQRFSQELGQYQTQPIIQPIAQNVTHGLAMATTERPSRGPKPMVPPRGNSKITHDTGHRKSASVDVPGMQKPKYDPNQNPPQEQIHRSDGAIIVQGAQIVTDTQDRRYLTAINQNPRTRQDGLFVDTNGDPPGREKMCETVVTDCGLYLTRPEHRKSISVDVTSSFQRRNDTITFTFPGDTNQEILMPARKTGTMVDPKRVETNQVYPPDQRRLDTSLRVSPMAFDTRQENRKSIGADRKPEWGNVSPNQRVAIPQENRRSDYFDEHRRSPMTIEGKRMEDVRRSPMPFMPIREGSADRAGQKSPSFVNQNFEKTRQELTIWAEQRQRQEHERNMMQNQMLSTSPRSRNQSEERRDPRQIHQPDDRKEARMTQSAFQPIPNISQRTIMEQRRHLRHVSADLTKHMELSRKEFDEQPISGSVANLGPPASTAPSQRASPNICHQYPALSEAKLDTKTVLTVVTDFGETSLGKPIDQVDHIIHSHRKSHNISTSLLTHSKSQSDNLQSQLDTQNEKSDALTSQQQQLQNQQNLDLISEKLSQFERQQSDLQAKLQCLQNQNQILDKVAQFQHQQSDLQARLQSLQAQNQLCDKLQRSTDFQPHSSGNDIHQIQSNSLPNHQEQPTDKICTSQSQSTPHSHHQTLLTASYTQNSNHQSCQSSVCEKLSPRLQHDTSDPNSIQIPNMSQMPLPCLPQFDRADTSRTSFSQFHRLQCPIDGHEGASAPSSTASVASFTGTLKKVPPEKPPRTSLIVQSPESESNRSQPAIGLKQTPKARPTIFGTVASDLTPKDGNSRRTCKRFEIFKARLSLPQTPAGGVGGKGSGSAGAGSGMVNGSGADHQDIRDGAAINTEHALVYRDGNLVSGSLEALVQHMVPTEEYYPDRAYLFAFLLSARLFIKPHELLGEVCALCEHQQNLTGDSGKERLQRFVPRLVQLLAEWTETFPYDFRDERVMGHVRSITQKVAAVDAAARQEVSALLQNLLLRLTALERYEEGLARLATEATTEQLSQVDITELCPSATVLAQQLTHVELERLSYIGPEEFVQAFAKESPHLETSFKDMKKTRNLESYVQWFNRLSYFVATEVCKHAKKKQRVRVVEYWIETARECFNIGNFNSLMAIIAGLNMSPISRLKKTWSKVQLAKFSILEHQMDPSSNFSSYRSTLKAAMWRSAGATDERQRIVVPFFSLLVKDLYFLNEGCSNKLPNGHINFEKFWQLAKQVTEFIAWKQVACPFEKNPRVIAFLQASPVLTENALALASFECEPPDNNPEKERYKALKSELNAQ